In Dysgonomonadaceae bacterium zrk40, one genomic interval encodes:
- a CDS encoding anaerobic sulfatase-maturation protein, with translation MSTFAPFAKPMYVMLKPVGSKCNLDCEYCYYLEKANLFPKKNNQVMSEELLERFTKQYIESQTQPQVMFTWHGGETLMRPLSFYRKAVELQKKYAGGRQIDNSIQTNGTLLTDEWCIFFKENNFLVGISIDGPQEFHDEYRRDKMGRPSFRRVMRGIELLKKHGVEFNCLAVVNDYNVDYPLEFYRFFKEIDCRYLQFTPIVERIRKNNNSSLKLATAADEEEDVELAPFTVPADKWGKFLCDLFDEWIKEDVGRIFIQIFDSTLANWVGEQPGVCTMAKTCGHAGAMEFNGDVYSCDHFVFPEYRLGNIYDKPLASLMYSEQQLSFGNNKFDTLPRQCRECDMLFTCYGECPKNRFIRDKYGNKGLNYLCSGYYRYYSHVAPYMDFMKQELLAGRPPANVMEWARTRQASR, from the coding sequence ATGTCTACTTTTGCCCCTTTCGCCAAACCGATGTACGTAATGTTGAAGCCGGTAGGTTCCAAGTGCAACCTCGACTGTGAATACTGTTACTATCTGGAGAAAGCGAACCTCTTTCCGAAAAAAAACAACCAGGTGATGAGCGAAGAGCTCCTCGAACGGTTCACGAAACAATACATCGAATCTCAGACACAGCCGCAGGTGATGTTCACATGGCATGGAGGAGAAACGCTGATGCGTCCCCTCTCATTTTACAGAAAAGCGGTGGAGCTACAAAAGAAATATGCTGGAGGACGTCAGATAGACAACTCCATACAAACCAACGGGACGTTGCTGACCGATGAGTGGTGTATCTTCTTCAAGGAGAACAACTTCCTGGTAGGCATCTCGATCGACGGTCCGCAGGAGTTCCACGATGAGTACCGGCGTGATAAGATGGGCCGTCCCTCTTTCCGGCGTGTGATGCGTGGCATTGAATTGCTGAAGAAGCACGGCGTGGAATTCAACTGTCTGGCAGTGGTGAACGATTACAACGTGGACTACCCGCTTGAATTTTACCGTTTCTTCAAGGAGATTGATTGCCGTTACCTTCAGTTCACCCCCATTGTGGAACGAATCCGCAAAAACAACAATTCATCCTTGAAACTGGCCACCGCGGCAGATGAGGAGGAGGATGTGGAGCTGGCACCTTTTACCGTGCCTGCTGATAAGTGGGGCAAGTTTCTCTGTGATCTGTTTGACGAATGGATCAAAGAGGATGTGGGGAGGATTTTTATCCAGATCTTCGACTCCACATTGGCAAACTGGGTGGGTGAACAGCCGGGTGTTTGTACCATGGCCAAGACATGCGGTCATGCCGGAGCCATGGAGTTCAACGGCGATGTCTACTCGTGCGATCACTTCGTCTTTCCCGAATACCGGCTGGGGAACATATACGATAAACCGCTTGCCTCACTGATGTACTCGGAGCAACAGCTCTCTTTCGGGAATAACAAGTTTGACACCCTTCCCCGGCAGTGCCGCGAATGCGACATGCTATTCACCTGCTACGGGGAGTGTCCCAAGAACCGTTTTATACGCGACAAATATGGCAACAAGGGTCTCAATTACCTCTGTAGCGGTTATTACCGCTATTACAGCCATGTGGCTCCCTATATGGATTTCATGAAGCAGGAGCTGCTTGCGGGACGCCCACCGGCCAATGTGATGGAATGGGCACGTACCAGGCAGGCATCACGCTAG
- a CDS encoding DoxX family protein encodes MRKKEDLLHLGWLILRAGIGISIMLHGIPKLMGGVETWTYIGGSMSIFGITFAPAFWGFMAAVAEAVGGALFALGLLFRPAALMLTGTMVVALATHLAAGDDFMVFGHALDLLIVFVGAILIGAGKYSLDAKLLPKIA; translated from the coding sequence ATGAGAAAGAAAGAAGATTTGTTACATCTGGGATGGTTGATTTTGAGAGCGGGTATTGGTATTTCCATCATGTTGCACGGTATACCCAAGTTGATGGGTGGAGTGGAAACATGGACATATATTGGCGGAAGCATGTCGATTTTCGGTATCACCTTTGCCCCTGCGTTCTGGGGATTCATGGCAGCCGTTGCTGAAGCAGTAGGGGGTGCTCTTTTTGCACTTGGCCTGCTTTTCCGTCCCGCTGCCCTGATGCTGACAGGTACCATGGTCGTGGCGCTCGCTACTCATCTTGCGGCAGGCGATGATTTCATGGTGTTCGGTCATGCGCTCGATTTGCTGATCGTCTTTGTCGGAGCAATTCTGATCGGTGCCGGTAAGTACTCGCTCGACGCCAAGCTGTTGCCAAAGATCGCATAG
- the pepT gene encoding peptidase T, producing MDIVDRFIKYARIDTQSDENNTQTPSTQKQFNLAKEVEKEALEMGLTDVTLDNNCYLMATLPANTKKDVPVIGFVAHFDTSPDMSGEKVTPRIVKAYDGKDILLNEQNNVVLSPADFPELLHHVGEDLIVTDGNTLLGADDKAGIAEIMNAMQYLIEHPEIEHGKIRIAFTPDEEIGRGADKFDVAKFGARWAYTMDGSEVGELEYENFNAASAKIEIQGRNVHPGYAKGKMINALHVANELVAILPEGERPEHTEGYEGFFHLIGINGTVDEAKVSFIIRDHDRLKFEARKRLMSEVVERLNKRYDNRLTLEMRDQYYNMKEKVEPVMHVIDYAFRAMEAVGVKPNIKPIRGGTDGARLSFMGLPCPNIFAGGMNFHGRYEFLPIPSLRKASDVIVKIAELVARG from the coding sequence ATGGATATAGTAGACCGGTTTATCAAGTATGCCCGCATCGATACACAGTCGGATGAGAACAACACCCAGACTCCGAGTACCCAAAAGCAATTCAACCTGGCCAAGGAGGTTGAGAAGGAAGCCCTTGAGATGGGGCTTACAGATGTGACTCTCGACAACAACTGTTACCTCATGGCCACCCTCCCGGCCAACACGAAGAAGGATGTACCGGTGATTGGTTTCGTCGCTCACTTTGATACCAGTCCCGACATGAGTGGCGAAAAGGTGACGCCACGCATCGTGAAAGCTTACGATGGCAAGGATATCCTGCTCAACGAGCAGAACAATGTTGTGCTTTCACCGGCCGACTTCCCCGAGTTGTTGCACCATGTGGGGGAGGATCTGATTGTCACTGACGGGAATACACTTTTAGGGGCTGATGACAAGGCTGGTATAGCTGAGATCATGAATGCCATGCAATACCTGATTGAGCATCCCGAAATTGAACATGGCAAGATTCGCATTGCCTTCACACCCGATGAGGAGATTGGTCGTGGTGCAGACAAGTTCGATGTGGCGAAGTTCGGTGCCCGCTGGGCTTACACAATGGATGGCAGCGAGGTGGGAGAACTGGAGTATGAGAATTTCAATGCTGCCTCGGCAAAGATTGAGATACAAGGACGCAACGTACATCCCGGATATGCAAAGGGGAAGATGATAAATGCCCTGCATGTGGCCAACGAGCTGGTAGCGATCTTGCCCGAAGGGGAGCGACCGGAGCACACCGAGGGTTATGAAGGGTTCTTTCACCTGATTGGCATCAATGGTACGGTGGATGAAGCGAAGGTCTCCTTTATTATCCGTGACCACGACAGGCTGAAGTTCGAAGCACGTAAGCGATTGATGAGCGAAGTGGTGGAGCGTCTCAACAAACGTTATGACAACCGTCTCACACTGGAGATGAGGGATCAGTACTACAACATGAAGGAGAAGGTTGAACCGGTGATGCATGTCATCGACTACGCTTTCCGTGCCATGGAGGCGGTGGGTGTGAAACCAAACATCAAACCAATTCGCGGTGGTACCGACGGTGCGCGCCTCTCGTTCATGGGGCTACCCTGTCCCAATATCTTTGCCGGTGGAATGAATTTCCACGGCAGGTATGAGTTTCTGCCCATCCCGTCGCTGCGAAAAGCATCCGACGTAATCGTGAAGATTGCTGAGCTGGTTGCACGCGGCTGA
- the gcvT gene encoding glycine cleavage system aminomethyltransferase GcvT gives MKTTPFTNQHIALGAKMHEFAGYNMPIEYSGIIDEHLTVVNAVGVFDVSHMGEFWVKGPKALSFLQQIASNDAARLQPGKAQYSCFVNEQGGIVDDFILYQYDEEKYMMVVNAANIEKDWEWCQRHNSMGAELENASEHMALLAVQGPHAMETMQKLTTADLSAIPYYSFVTARFAGVDNVIISNTGYTGAGGFELYFYPEEGGKIWNALFEAGDAYGIKPIGLGARDTLRLEMGFCLYGNDLDDSTTPLQAGLGWITRFTPEKMFIGREVLEKEKAEGVSRKLCCFELTEKGIPRHGYEITNDKDHSIGVVTSGTISPILKTGIGMGYLKPEYATPGTEIFISVRNRKLKAVVVKPPFRK, from the coding sequence ATGAAAACAACACCATTTACCAACCAGCACATTGCTCTGGGAGCAAAGATGCATGAGTTTGCAGGCTACAACATGCCCATTGAGTACAGCGGAATCATCGATGAACATCTTACGGTGGTGAATGCCGTGGGTGTGTTTGACGTGTCGCACATGGGTGAGTTCTGGGTGAAAGGACCAAAAGCGCTATCTTTCCTGCAGCAGATTGCAAGCAACGACGCAGCCCGTCTGCAGCCGGGCAAGGCTCAGTACAGTTGTTTTGTAAACGAACAGGGTGGCATCGTGGATGATTTTATCCTGTACCAGTACGATGAGGAAAAATACATGATGGTGGTCAACGCCGCCAACATTGAAAAAGACTGGGAGTGGTGTCAAAGGCATAACAGCATGGGTGCTGAGCTGGAGAATGCTTCGGAACATATGGCCTTGTTGGCTGTACAGGGTCCTCATGCAATGGAGACGATGCAGAAACTCACCACCGCCGATCTCTCGGCCATCCCCTACTATTCATTTGTGACTGCACGTTTTGCAGGTGTAGATAACGTCATCATCTCCAACACCGGATACACCGGTGCCGGAGGCTTCGAGCTCTATTTTTATCCCGAAGAGGGAGGTAAGATATGGAATGCGCTTTTTGAAGCGGGTGATGCTTATGGTATTAAACCAATAGGTTTGGGTGCACGTGATACGCTTCGTCTGGAGATGGGCTTTTGTCTTTACGGAAACGATCTGGATGACAGCACCACCCCTCTGCAGGCTGGACTGGGCTGGATCACCCGCTTCACCCCTGAGAAAATGTTCATTGGGCGTGAGGTTCTTGAGAAAGAAAAAGCAGAGGGTGTCTCTCGTAAGCTTTGTTGTTTTGAGTTGACAGAGAAGGGGATTCCACGGCATGGTTATGAAATAACGAACGATAAGGATCATTCCATTGGTGTTGTTACGTCGGGTACGATCTCACCGATTCTGAAAACAGGAATCGGCATGGGATACCTCAAACCGGAATATGCCACCCCCGGCACAGAAATATTCATCAGCGTGCGCAACAGAAAGCTGAAAGCCGTGGTGGTTAAACCCCCTTTCCGGAAATAA
- a CDS encoding flippase-like domain-containing protein, whose product MAKKAKIAQNIFFLLGALALGFMIYKTGIDNIMRDIRQTGWWFVPIIGLWVVVYLINTYSFYLILHDGSEETKKIGFMRLFKLVISGFAINYITPFGLMGGEPYKIIELQSTLGIQKATSSVLLSTMMHFVSHFIFWMISIPLLLFLVPVLSDVVELGMILSTATSFLLLLWAYRVYTRGGVDRALMLGGRLPFIGKSLRAYRRNNQEKINQMDTLIADLYRNRKKDFVASLSLEIFSRFFLCLEVILMMRAVGMPISYGKSVMIESIQSLIGNILFFMPMQMGSREGGIVIVFGILSLPLSYGVFVSLCKRIREIFWTVVGILLIKVKKY is encoded by the coding sequence ATGGCAAAAAAAGCGAAGATTGCTCAAAATATTTTTTTTCTGCTCGGTGCCCTGGCGCTGGGCTTTATGATATACAAGACAGGGATCGACAATATCATGCGCGATATCAGGCAGACCGGTTGGTGGTTTGTACCCATCATCGGGCTTTGGGTAGTGGTCTACCTGATCAATACCTACTCCTTTTATCTGATCCTGCATGATGGAAGTGAGGAGACCAAAAAGATCGGGTTCATGCGGCTGTTCAAGTTGGTGATCAGTGGCTTTGCCATCAACTACATCACTCCCTTCGGACTGATGGGTGGTGAACCCTATAAAATCATCGAACTGCAATCCACCCTGGGAATACAGAAAGCGACCTCCTCTGTACTGCTCTCCACCATGATGCACTTTGTCTCTCATTTCATCTTTTGGATGATATCCATCCCGCTGCTGCTTTTCCTGGTACCGGTGCTTTCCGATGTGGTGGAGCTGGGTATGATTCTTTCCACGGCCACCTCATTCCTTCTGTTGTTATGGGCTTACAGGGTTTATACCCGGGGTGGGGTAGACAGGGCTTTGATGCTGGGAGGCAGGCTTCCTTTTATCGGGAAAAGCCTGAGAGCATACCGCAGGAACAACCAGGAGAAAATTAACCAGATGGACACCCTGATTGCCGACCTCTACCGCAACCGCAAGAAAGATTTTGTTGCATCTCTCTCCCTGGAAATATTCTCCCGTTTTTTTCTTTGCCTGGAAGTGATCCTGATGATGCGTGCAGTGGGTATGCCTATCTCTTATGGGAAGAGTGTGATGATTGAATCGATCCAGTCGCTGATAGGGAACATTCTTTTCTTTATGCCGATGCAGATGGGCTCCCGCGAGGGAGGCATCGTAATCGTATTCGGCATTCTCTCGCTGCCTCTCTCGTATGGTGTATTTGTGAGTCTCTGCAAGCGGATCAGGGAGATCTTTTGGACAGTGGTAGGTATCCTGCTGATCAAGGTGAAAAAATATTGA
- a CDS encoding SDR family oxidoreductase has protein sequence MKKAKPHVVVTGGAQGIGRVVMQLLLEEGYSVSVFDIDSEAMEELKPSFRRRSVSFHITDVSNEVSVRSSIRAAVKQYGPVYGLVNNAVYELFKPMEELTLEEWNRALATNLTGTFLCSKHLASSIRETKGSIVNISSTRAFQSEPHTESYSASKGGICALTHAMAMSLGPHVRVNSISPGWIDVSALKKKSLTKQVMITEEDHLQHPAGRVGNAMDIARMVLFLMNPENSFITGQNFTVDGGMTKKMIYV, from the coding sequence ATGAAAAAAGCAAAACCTCATGTCGTAGTCACCGGCGGTGCACAAGGCATCGGACGGGTGGTGATGCAACTCTTGCTGGAGGAGGGATACAGTGTATCGGTATTCGACATCGACAGTGAAGCGATGGAAGAGTTGAAACCATCGTTCCGCAGGCGCAGCGTCTCCTTCCACATCACCGACGTGTCGAACGAGGTGAGCGTCCGCTCCTCCATACGAGCCGCCGTGAAGCAGTACGGCCCCGTCTACGGACTGGTGAACAATGCGGTATACGAGCTGTTCAAACCGATGGAAGAACTTACCCTGGAGGAGTGGAACAGGGCTCTCGCCACCAATCTCACCGGCACCTTCCTATGCAGCAAACATCTGGCATCTTCAATCCGGGAAACAAAGGGATCGATTGTCAACATCTCCTCCACACGCGCTTTTCAGTCAGAGCCCCACACTGAATCCTATTCGGCCAGCAAGGGAGGCATCTGCGCACTCACCCATGCCATGGCGATGAGCCTGGGTCCCCACGTACGGGTTAACAGTATCAGTCCGGGCTGGATTGATGTTTCGGCATTGAAGAAAAAATCTCTGACGAAACAGGTGATGATTACGGAGGAAGATCACCTGCAGCATCCTGCCGGCCGTGTGGGCAATGCGATGGATATCGCCCGCATGGTCCTCTTCCTGATGAATCCGGAGAACAGCTTCATCACGGGACAAAACTTCACCGTGGACGGGGGGATGACCAAGAAAATGATTTACGTCTGA
- the folD gene encoding bifunctional methylenetetrahydrofolate dehydrogenase/methenyltetrahydrofolate cyclohydrolase FolD has product MKLIDGKATATEIKKEIAEEVAQIKANGGKTPHLAAVLVGHDGGSETYVANKVRSCEEVGFHSTLIRYEEDVTEEELLACVERLNSDPDIDGFIVQLPLPKHIHEERITEAIEYHKDVDGFHPVNVGRMALGLPCFLSATPAGIVELLKRYNIETRGKHCVVLGRSNIVGKPVSMLMMQKGIPGDCTVTVCHSRTKNIKEICLQADIIIAALGVPEFLKGDMVKEGAVVIDVGTTRVPSDKTKSGFKLTGDVAFSEVAPKCSWITPVPGGVGPMTIVSLMRNTLLAGKKSIYA; this is encoded by the coding sequence ATGAAACTGATCGACGGAAAGGCAACAGCAACTGAAATAAAAAAGGAGATCGCCGAAGAGGTGGCACAGATCAAGGCCAACGGAGGGAAGACACCTCACCTGGCAGCGGTACTCGTGGGTCACGACGGCGGCAGCGAGACCTATGTGGCCAACAAGGTGCGTAGCTGTGAGGAGGTAGGGTTTCACTCCACCCTGATCCGCTATGAGGAAGATGTTACCGAGGAAGAGCTGCTCGCCTGCGTGGAGCGGCTCAACAGTGATCCCGACATCGACGGCTTCATCGTCCAGCTGCCGCTGCCAAAGCATATACACGAGGAGCGGATCACCGAGGCAATCGAGTACCACAAAGATGTGGATGGCTTTCACCCGGTGAACGTGGGTCGCATGGCCCTCGGACTCCCCTGTTTCCTCTCTGCAACACCGGCGGGCATCGTGGAACTGCTCAAGCGCTACAACATTGAGACCCGCGGAAAGCACTGCGTGGTGTTGGGACGAAGCAACATCGTGGGCAAACCGGTATCGATGCTGATGATGCAAAAGGGAATCCCGGGCGATTGTACGGTGACTGTCTGCCACAGTCGCACCAAAAATATCAAAGAGATCTGCCTGCAAGCCGACATCATCATCGCCGCACTGGGCGTACCGGAATTCCTAAAGGGTGATATGGTGAAAGAGGGCGCGGTGGTGATCGACGTGGGCACCACACGGGTGCCGAGCGACAAGACAAAATCGGGCTTCAAACTGACGGGCGACGTGGCCTTTAGCGAAGTGGCACCCAAGTGCTCCTGGATCACTCCCGTACCGGGTGGTGTGGGACCGATGACCATCGTCTCGCTGATGCGCAACACCCTGCTGGCAGGTAAGAAGTCAATTTACGCATAA
- the ffh gene encoding signal recognition particle protein, whose translation MFENLSDRLERSFKILKGEGKITEINVAETLKEVRRALLDADVNYKTAKEFTETVKQKALGQDVLNAVKPEQMMVKIVHDELATLMGGTAVDINIKGTPAVILMSGLQGSGKTTFSGKLANMLKSKKGKQPLLVAGDVYRPAAIEQLKVLGEQIGVSVYAEEENKNPVKIAQNAIQYARQHGKDLVIIDTAGRLAIDEQMMQEIESIKKAVNPQEILFVVDAMTGQDAVNTAKEFNQRLDFNGVVLTKLDGDTRGGAALSIRSVVDKPIKFVGTGEKLDAIDVFHPERMADRILGMGDIVSLVEKAQEQYDEEEARRLQKKIAKNQFDFNDFIAQIQQIKKMGNLKDLASMIPGVGKQIKDLDIDDDAFKGIEAIIRSMTPAERSNPEILNGSRRARIAKGSGTNVQEVNKLIKQFDETRKMMRMMTSGGGKQAMRNMRRR comes from the coding sequence ATGTTTGAAAATTTAAGTGACAGACTGGAGAGGTCGTTTAAAATACTGAAAGGGGAAGGCAAGATCACCGAGATCAACGTGGCCGAGACCCTGAAGGAGGTACGCCGTGCACTGCTCGACGCCGACGTAAACTACAAAACCGCGAAAGAGTTTACCGAGACAGTGAAGCAAAAAGCACTGGGACAGGATGTGCTCAACGCAGTGAAGCCGGAGCAGATGATGGTGAAGATTGTGCACGACGAGCTGGCCACCCTTATGGGCGGGACGGCGGTCGACATCAACATCAAGGGCACCCCGGCGGTGATTCTGATGTCCGGGTTGCAGGGATCGGGTAAGACCACCTTCTCCGGCAAGCTGGCCAACATGCTCAAGAGCAAGAAGGGGAAGCAACCCTTGCTGGTAGCCGGGGACGTCTATCGTCCGGCTGCCATCGAGCAGCTCAAGGTGTTGGGTGAACAGATTGGCGTCTCGGTCTACGCAGAGGAGGAGAATAAGAACCCGGTGAAGATCGCGCAGAATGCCATCCAGTATGCCCGCCAGCATGGCAAGGACCTGGTGATCATCGACACGGCCGGTCGTCTGGCCATCGACGAGCAGATGATGCAGGAGATCGAGTCGATCAAGAAGGCAGTCAACCCACAGGAAATCCTCTTCGTGGTGGATGCCATGACCGGTCAGGATGCGGTGAACACTGCCAAGGAGTTCAACCAACGACTCGATTTCAACGGGGTGGTGCTCACCAAGCTTGATGGTGATACCCGCGGCGGTGCGGCGCTTTCCATCCGCTCGGTGGTCGACAAGCCGATCAAGTTCGTCGGTACGGGCGAGAAACTCGACGCCATCGATGTCTTCCACCCGGAACGTATGGCCGACCGTATCCTTGGGATGGGCGACATCGTCTCACTGGTGGAGAAGGCACAGGAACAGTATGACGAGGAAGAAGCGCGCCGCCTGCAAAAGAAGATTGCCAAGAATCAATTCGACTTCAACGACTTCATTGCCCAGATTCAGCAGATTAAGAAGATGGGTAACCTGAAAGACCTGGCATCTATGATTCCCGGTGTGGGTAAGCAGATCAAGGACCTGGATATCGACGACGATGCCTTTAAGGGGATCGAAGCGATCATTCGCTCCATGACACCGGCAGAACGCTCCAACCCGGAGATTCTGAACGGTAGCCGCCGTGCCCGCATCGCCAAGGGGAGCGGCACCAATGTGCAGGAGGTGAACAAACTGATCAAACAGTTCGACGAGACCCGTAAGATGATGCGGATGATGACCTCCGGTGGAGGCAAACAGGCCATGCGTAATATGAGAAGAAGATGA
- a CDS encoding cation transporter has product MNRKSLNKYLYLSLAAATITILLKFYAFHVTGSMGLLSDALESFVNLFAALFALLMLHLSRKPADQEHEFGHGKAEYFSSAVEGALILIAAFTIIRSALPRIIEPQPLENITTGLLFSLLASLVNLVVGVVLINNGKKKKSLLVEADGRHLMTDVYTSVGVILGIILVELTGWLIIDPIIAILVGLNIIYSGYRLLHRSARELMDASIPEDELERVTTYLDSLSEREIEYHSLLTRMSGPRRFISMHLLVPGDWSVKRGHDCADEVEETIIAMFHEPVTVSTHIEPVEDPASMRDIGIDRVDIDIS; this is encoded by the coding sequence ATGAATAGAAAATCGCTTAACAAATATCTCTACCTCTCACTGGCAGCTGCGACGATAACCATTCTGCTGAAGTTTTATGCTTTCCATGTCACCGGCTCAATGGGATTGCTCTCCGATGCACTGGAGTCGTTCGTCAACCTGTTCGCCGCGCTCTTCGCGTTGCTGATGCTTCATCTCTCGCGCAAGCCTGCCGATCAGGAGCATGAATTTGGCCACGGCAAGGCGGAGTACTTCTCCAGCGCCGTGGAGGGGGCACTGATCCTGATTGCTGCCTTCACCATCATCCGTTCAGCCCTGCCCCGGATCATTGAACCCCAGCCACTGGAGAATATCACCACCGGATTACTCTTCTCCTTGCTGGCCTCACTGGTGAACCTGGTGGTAGGAGTTGTTCTGATCAACAACGGCAAAAAGAAAAAGTCTCTGCTCGTGGAGGCTGACGGCAGACATCTGATGACAGATGTCTATACCAGTGTGGGGGTCATCCTGGGGATCATCCTGGTGGAGCTCACCGGCTGGTTGATCATCGACCCGATTATCGCCATCCTGGTTGGCCTCAACATCATCTATTCCGGTTACAGGCTACTCCACCGGTCGGCACGAGAGCTGATGGATGCCTCCATTCCGGAGGATGAACTGGAAAGGGTGACCACCTATCTCGATTCTCTAAGCGAACGGGAGATTGAATATCACTCCCTGCTGACCCGCATGTCGGGACCGCGTCGCTTCATCTCGATGCACCTGCTGGTGCCGGGCGATTGGAGCGTGAAGCGGGGGCACGACTGTGCCGATGAGGTGGAGGAGACCATCATCGCCATGTTTCACGAGCCGGTTACCGTCTCCACCCATATCGAGCCGGTGGAGGATCCCGCCTCGATGAGGGACATAGGGATTGATCGTGTCGATATAGACATCAGCTGA
- a CDS encoding V-type ATP synthase subunit K, with product MDSNLLIAYIGIGIMIALSGIGSAYGVTIAGNAAVGALKKDSSKFGNFLVLTALPGTQGLYGFAGYFMFQSIFSVLTPEISSIQSAAVLAGGLALGLIGLFSSIRQGQVCANGIAAIGQGHNVFGNTLILAVFPELYAIVALAGVFLIGTAVA from the coding sequence ATGGACAGCAACTTATTAATTGCCTATATCGGCATCGGAATCATGATCGCCCTCTCGGGTATCGGCAGCGCCTACGGGGTAACCATTGCCGGCAACGCGGCAGTAGGGGCACTGAAGAAAGACAGCAGCAAATTCGGTAACTTCCTCGTGCTAACGGCACTCCCCGGCACGCAGGGTCTCTATGGCTTTGCGGGTTACTTCATGTTCCAGAGCATCTTCAGCGTGCTGACTCCCGAGATCTCCTCAATCCAGTCGGCAGCGGTGCTGGCAGGTGGCCTGGCACTGGGTTTGATCGGGCTCTTCTCATCCATTCGTCAGGGACAGGTCTGTGCCAACGGCATCGCCGCCATCGGACAGGGACACAACGTCTTCGGCAACACACTTATCCTTGCAGTGTTCCCCGAACTATACGCCATCGTGGCACTGGCCGGCGTCTTCCTGATCGGTACCGCCGTAGCTTAA